In Gemmatimonadaceae bacterium, the following proteins share a genomic window:
- a CDS encoding MBL fold metallo-hydrolase translates to MRLETIVLATALLASPVAAQAPQPDGAGLERGTLPESWAESPEGCATRQADFRVHEYDADFYILRQSGCTNYEKPFLYLIFSDGQALLVDTGAKGARVADEIAAALKRWADAHGKPLPKLIAAHSHAHGDHVAGDSALAAMANVTVVGTSPEAVQRFFGLKSWPDSSATFDLGGRQLDVIPIPGHERSSIAIYDRRTGILLTGDTMYPGRLYVADAAAFAKSARRLVDFTRDLRVAHVLGAHIEESKTPFRDYPIGTKFQPEEHRLELSRGHLLELYDALVLMGPTVVRRAMADFTIWPK, encoded by the coding sequence ATGAGGCTCGAGACGATCGTACTCGCGACGGCGCTGCTCGCGTCGCCGGTGGCGGCGCAAGCTCCGCAGCCCGACGGTGCGGGGCTCGAGCGTGGGACGCTGCCGGAGAGTTGGGCCGAGTCGCCCGAGGGATGCGCGACTCGGCAAGCCGATTTCCGAGTGCATGAATACGACGCCGACTTCTACATCCTGCGGCAGTCGGGGTGCACGAACTACGAGAAGCCGTTTCTCTATTTGATCTTCAGCGACGGACAGGCGTTGTTGGTCGATACGGGCGCGAAGGGGGCGCGCGTCGCCGACGAGATCGCGGCGGCGTTGAAGCGCTGGGCCGACGCGCACGGCAAACCGCTTCCGAAGCTCATCGCCGCGCATTCGCACGCCCACGGCGATCACGTTGCCGGCGACTCGGCGCTCGCCGCGATGGCAAACGTCACGGTTGTCGGGACGAGCCCGGAAGCCGTGCAGCGGTTCTTTGGCCTGAAGTCATGGCCCGATTCGTCGGCGACGTTCGATCTCGGTGGACGTCAACTCGACGTCATACCGATTCCAGGACACGAGCGCTCGTCGATCGCCATCTACGACCGTCGAACAGGAATTCTGCTCACGGGCGACACGATGTACCCCGGACGCCTCTATGTCGCAGATGCTGCCGCGTTCGCGAAGAGCGCGCGAAGGCTGGTGGACTTCACACGAGACCTGCGTGTGGCGCACGTCTTGGGCGCGCACATCGAAGAGTCGAAGACGCCGTTTCGCGACTATCCCATCGGAACGAAGTTCCAGCCGGAGGAGCATCGCCTGGAGCTCTCCCGCGGCCACCTGCTCGAGCTGTACGACGCGCTCGTGCTGATGGGACCGACCGTCGTCAGGCGAGCGATGGCCGATTTCACGATCTGGCCCAAGTGA
- a CDS encoding Do family serine endopeptidase, translated as MSAFRRNRWGRGSAVALSIIGVAAAAAVAELPHVARASSFPVDTSSAKHNAPAPTPAVAKLEDLSDAFATIAARIKPSVVYIVAIQDANAAARRGTGQRPQQAPGLEQIPPEFRRFFENPDGQGQGAPQKPRRAVASGSGFIVSADGYILTNNHVVDGASEVRVRLLDRREYKAKVVGRDPSTDVAVIKIDANDLTPAPLGDSDASRVGEWVLAVGNPLGENLTFTVTQGIISAKGRALGGGEVTQSIQDFIQTDAAINPGNSGGPLVNVRGEVIGINSAIESPTGYNTGYGFAVPINLARSVMGQIIKSGRVERVALGIAVRDAGADDAAYVGQKQIGGVLVEDFSDKSSPAAKAGLQPGDVIVAVDGKPVSYVAQLQEMIAFRKPGDVVTVEVARKGGQHATVRVPLQRAPGENPAASTERGDSDHAKGSSMHALGASVSAIDAETAQQLRLPSDVRGVLVMGVEDGSSAASHLATPDEGGPDIIMSVEGKAVQTPEQLRAALDEAKGGIVTLRVYNVPAKTKRIERVRLGNG; from the coding sequence ATGTCAGCATTCCGGCGAAATCGATGGGGCCGCGGCTCCGCCGTCGCCTTGTCGATCATTGGCGTCGCCGCCGCCGCGGCCGTCGCCGAACTTCCGCACGTTGCACGTGCGTCGTCTTTCCCTGTGGATACGTCGAGCGCCAAGCACAACGCGCCGGCGCCAACCCCGGCTGTTGCGAAGCTCGAGGATTTGAGTGACGCGTTCGCGACCATCGCTGCGCGCATCAAGCCGAGCGTCGTCTACATCGTTGCCATTCAGGACGCCAACGCCGCGGCCCGCCGCGGCACTGGCCAGCGACCGCAGCAGGCGCCGGGTCTCGAGCAAATTCCGCCGGAGTTCCGGCGATTCTTCGAAAATCCGGACGGGCAGGGACAGGGAGCGCCGCAAAAGCCGCGTCGCGCCGTCGCCTCCGGCTCCGGCTTCATCGTGTCCGCCGACGGATACATCCTCACCAACAATCACGTCGTCGACGGCGCGAGCGAAGTTCGCGTGCGCTTGCTCGACCGGCGTGAATACAAGGCCAAGGTCGTCGGGCGTGACCCAAGCACCGACGTGGCCGTGATCAAGATCGACGCGAACGACCTGACGCCGGCTCCGCTTGGCGACAGCGACGCGTCGCGCGTCGGCGAGTGGGTGCTCGCCGTCGGGAATCCGCTCGGTGAGAACCTCACGTTCACCGTGACCCAGGGCATCATCAGCGCCAAGGGTCGCGCGCTCGGCGGGGGCGAGGTGACGCAGAGCATTCAGGATTTCATCCAGACCGACGCGGCGATCAACCCCGGAAACTCGGGCGGTCCGCTCGTCAACGTCCGCGGTGAAGTCATCGGCATCAACAGCGCGATCGAGAGCCCGACCGGTTACAACACCGGCTACGGCTTCGCCGTGCCGATCAATCTCGCGCGTTCCGTCATGGGCCAGATCATCAAGTCCGGTCGCGTGGAGCGCGTTGCGCTCGGCATTGCGGTTCGCGACGCCGGTGCCGACGACGCGGCGTACGTCGGTCAGAAGCAGATCGGCGGTGTGCTCGTCGAGGACTTCAGCGACAAGAGCTCTCCGGCCGCGAAGGCGGGTCTGCAGCCTGGTGACGTGATCGTCGCCGTGGACGGCAAGCCGGTCAGCTACGTGGCACAGCTTCAAGAGATGATCGCGTTCCGCAAGCCGGGCGACGTGGTCACCGTCGAAGTGGCGCGCAAGGGTGGCCAGCACGCGACGGTTCGCGTTCCTCTCCAGCGTGCACCGGGCGAGAATCCGGCTGCGTCCACCGAGCGTGGCGACAGCGACCACGCGAAAGGCTCGTCGATGCACGCGCTGGGCGCGAGCGTCAGTGCGATCGACGCGGAGACGGCCCAGCAACTGCGGCTTCCGTCGGACGTGCGCGGCGTACTGGTGATGGGTGTCGAGGATGGAAGCTCGGCGGCAAGTCACCTTGCGACGCCCGACGAGGGCGGACCAGACATCATCATGTCCGTCGAGGGCAAGGCAGTTCAGACGCCCGAGCAATTGCGGGCGGCGCTGGACGAGGCGAAGGGTGGCATCGTGACGCTTCGCGTGTACAACGTTCCGGCGAAGACCAAGCGGATCGAGCGCGTGCGACTCGGCAACGGATAA
- a CDS encoding aminotransferase class I/II-fold pyridoxal phosphate-dependent enzyme, protein MNGFAALRDGEQCVSERRSHFTARPTQVVDGLSEIEGVRVTAPVGSFFAFFTVDGLGDSASFALDLLRESGVALAPGSAFGEGGKDALRLWFASSRETIDASLDR, encoded by the coding sequence GTGAATGGCTTCGCCGCACTGCGAGACGGAGAGCAGTGCGTTTCCGAGCGCCGATCGCATTTCACGGCGCGGCCAACGCAAGTCGTCGATGGGCTGTCGGAGATCGAGGGTGTGCGAGTGACCGCGCCGGTAGGGAGCTTCTTCGCGTTCTTCACCGTCGATGGCCTCGGCGACTCGGCGTCATTTGCTCTCGACCTGCTTCGCGAGTCGGGAGTGGCGTTGGCTCCGGGGTCGGCGTTCGGCGAAGGAGGAAAGGATGCGCTGCGGTTGTGGTTTGCGTCGTCCAGAGAGACGATCGATGCCAGCCTCGATCGGTAG
- a CDS encoding transporter, producing the protein MRPSRIALVILTTVVVSRVASAQTDNSLRNKIAQLFIFGSGQDPLFLAGSADPSNPASIQAHGDHFVPAAVSENGSLIGFISGAISTSVGNLPIGATSGGVSFKFEGGVPVKTSTSAGPIFAERAQTLGRGRSVVGIGRNTFHFTSLRGVPLDDIELIFTHENVNFAGCDSIQGGDCSKMGIPNLENDIMQFRLNLNLNIAVTNIYATYGVTDRLDVGFVLPLVSAHLHGTSYAQIIPFGGPTAAHFFAGTTENPVLSASRDVDGSAFGLGDVAVRSKFMVHESDRARVALVGEARFATGSADDMLGAGAFSGRAFAVISGSIESFSAHGNIGYAHHAGAGGQPKVNDAVVATAGFDQLLAPRISLAADLVTELQVGRSNLNLPGPVTYDAPFHRVIQPTTIPSMRDDLVNGSFGFKFQVPDGFTVVTNALIPLNRGGMRSDIMYSTALEFNF; encoded by the coding sequence ATGCGCCCCTCCCGTATCGCGCTCGTCATTCTCACGACGGTTGTTGTTTCACGAGTCGCCAGCGCGCAGACCGACAACTCTCTCCGCAACAAGATCGCTCAGTTGTTCATCTTCGGCTCTGGTCAGGATCCGCTCTTCCTCGCCGGCTCCGCCGATCCGAGCAACCCCGCGTCGATCCAAGCCCACGGCGACCACTTCGTGCCGGCGGCCGTCTCGGAGAACGGAAGCCTCATCGGCTTCATCAGCGGCGCGATCTCGACGAGCGTCGGCAACTTGCCGATCGGCGCGACCTCGGGAGGCGTCAGCTTCAAGTTCGAGGGCGGTGTTCCGGTCAAGACTTCCACGTCGGCGGGACCGATCTTCGCCGAGCGAGCGCAGACGCTCGGCCGCGGCAGGTCCGTCGTCGGCATCGGACGAAACACGTTCCACTTCACATCGCTGCGCGGTGTTCCGCTCGACGACATCGAGCTGATCTTCACGCACGAAAACGTGAACTTCGCCGGCTGCGACTCGATCCAGGGCGGCGACTGCTCGAAGATGGGAATTCCGAATCTCGAGAACGACATCATGCAGTTCCGCCTCAACCTCAACCTCAACATCGCGGTCACCAACATCTACGCCACGTACGGCGTGACGGACAGGCTCGACGTCGGGTTCGTGCTGCCGCTCGTTTCGGCGCACCTCCACGGCACGAGCTACGCGCAGATCATTCCATTCGGCGGCCCGACGGCCGCGCACTTCTTCGCCGGCACGACGGAGAACCCCGTGCTGTCGGCGAGCCGAGACGTGGACGGCTCGGCGTTTGGACTCGGCGACGTCGCGGTCCGCTCGAAGTTCATGGTCCACGAGTCCGACCGTGCCCGTGTCGCGCTCGTCGGCGAGGCGCGGTTCGCCACCGGAAGCGCCGACGACATGCTCGGCGCCGGCGCGTTTTCGGGGCGCGCGTTCGCCGTGATCTCAGGATCGATCGAGAGCTTCTCGGCGCACGGCAACATCGGCTACGCCCATCATGCCGGCGCCGGCGGCCAGCCGAAGGTGAATGACGCGGTGGTGGCGACGGCGGGATTCGACCAGTTGCTCGCGCCGCGGATCTCGCTGGCGGCCGACCTCGTGACCGAGCTTCAGGTCGGACGGTCGAATCTCAACCTTCCCGGACCGGTGACCTACGACGCGCCGTTTCACCGCGTGATTCAGCCCACCACGATTCCCAGCATGCGCGACGATCTCGTGAACGGTTCGTTCGGTTTCAAGTTCCAGGTGCCGGACGGTTTTACCGTCGTGACGAACGCGCTCATTCCGCTCAATCGCGGCGGCATGCGGTCGGACATCATGTACAGCACCGCGCTCGAATTCAATTTCTGA
- a CDS encoding Ig-like domain-containing protein: MKVLVLVLACAIVAACDTSLTTNIAGLGPGNGTGSDSCAVQAVTVTPDTVTLRVGQTLQPGAVVQSCAQSANEGVRWTTSDSTIATVDPNLGFIQARRVGNAIVTASAVADASVKGTVRISVTP; encoded by the coding sequence ATGAAAGTCCTCGTCCTCGTTCTCGCCTGCGCCATTGTCGCCGCGTGCGACACGTCTCTCACCACCAACATCGCCGGCCTCGGTCCCGGTAACGGCACCGGCTCCGACAGCTGCGCGGTGCAGGCTGTGACCGTCACACCCGATACCGTCACCCTTCGCGTGGGTCAAACGCTGCAGCCGGGCGCGGTGGTGCAGTCGTGCGCACAGTCGGCGAACGAGGGCGTGCGCTGGACGACGTCGGATTCGACCATCGCGACCGTCGATCCGAACCTTGGCTTCATTCAGGCGCGCCGAGTCGGCAACGCGATCGTCACCGCCTCCGCGGTCGCCGATGCGAGCGTGAAGGGCACGGTTCGAATCTCCGTGACACCATAG
- a CDS encoding twin-arginine translocation signal domain-containing protein, protein MNSDRRDFLRQLTFATAAVGGGAMLTPLSAEETDRAVEHLGTNPPWDLAWVDLVQRAQYKAVFDSTNLSDGAALDLAAGIQDNFKEVYGSDDGVRMVVVMRQLGQVMAFNDDLWNRYNIGEDRKVTDPLTKQPARRNPYLKAIPGEPDWAVGSKLESLRARGAIFLVCNRASMNWAAGAAERTKTDVEKVRNDVRNGLVPGATLMPTGVFALVRAQNAGCAYMKGS, encoded by the coding sequence ATGAACAGCGATCGCCGCGATTTTCTGAGACAGTTGACCTTCGCCACCGCGGCCGTCGGCGGAGGCGCGATGCTCACGCCGCTGAGCGCGGAAGAAACGGACCGGGCGGTGGAGCACCTTGGTACGAACCCGCCGTGGGATTTGGCTTGGGTGGACCTCGTCCAACGCGCGCAGTACAAGGCCGTCTTCGACTCCACGAACTTGTCCGACGGCGCCGCACTCGACCTCGCCGCGGGAATTCAGGACAACTTCAAAGAAGTCTATGGTTCCGACGACGGCGTTCGCATGGTCGTCGTCATGCGCCAGCTCGGCCAGGTGATGGCGTTCAACGACGACCTCTGGAACCGCTACAACATCGGCGAAGACCGCAAGGTCACCGATCCCCTCACTAAACAGCCGGCGCGCCGCAACCCGTATCTGAAGGCGATCCCCGGCGAACCGGATTGGGCCGTCGGATCCAAGCTCGAGAGCCTTCGCGCGCGCGGCGCGATCTTCCTGGTCTGCAACCGCGCGTCGATGAACTGGGCGGCCGGCGCGGCCGAGCGAACGAAGACGGACGTCGAGAAAGTTCGAAACGACGTGAGGAACGGGCTGGTGCCGGGCGCGACGCTGATGCCGACCGGGGTCTTCGCGTTGGTGAGGGCGCAGAACGCGGGGTGTGCTTACATGAAAGGGTCCTGA
- a CDS encoding serine protease: protein MTAIPSISNAAALVRSATETLAESLTHAVVQVRNQNSGSGGAGLIWGDSGLVVTNAHCVSRGATMEVGHARGWREALVVAYHPPHDLALLDAGRTGGSSDVWSRIRDAESLRPGELLFALGHPLGMRDSLAMGVLHGVARDRRTEVPRWIVADIRLAPGNSGGPLVDAEGRLVGINSMVVGGLGVAVPAEMVRRFVDRVAAKRAA from the coding sequence ATGACGGCAATACCATCGATTTCGAACGCGGCGGCGCTCGTTCGATCGGCGACGGAGACTCTCGCCGAGTCGCTGACGCATGCCGTCGTTCAAGTGCGCAACCAGAATTCAGGAAGTGGCGGCGCCGGTCTGATCTGGGGAGACTCGGGTCTCGTCGTGACGAACGCTCACTGCGTGTCGCGCGGCGCGACCATGGAAGTCGGCCATGCGCGAGGCTGGCGCGAGGCGCTGGTGGTCGCATACCATCCGCCGCATGACCTCGCGCTGCTCGACGCCGGGCGGACCGGCGGCTCATCGGACGTGTGGAGCCGCATTCGCGACGCTGAGTCGCTGCGCCCCGGCGAGCTGCTCTTTGCCCTCGGACATCCGCTCGGCATGCGCGATTCCCTGGCGATGGGTGTTCTGCACGGCGTCGCGCGCGACCGACGAACGGAAGTACCGAGGTGGATCGTCGCGGACATTCGGCTTGCGCCGGGAAATTCCGGAGGCCCGCTGGTCGACGCCGAGGGAAGACTCGTCGGCATCAACAGCATGGTCGTCGGCGGACTCGGCGTCGCCGTGCCGGCGGAGATGGTTCGCCGATTCGTCGACCGTGTCGCTGCGAAGCGCGCGGCGTGA
- a CDS encoding protein kinase — protein MQSLGPSKIGKYDVEERVGEGAMGVVYRAVDPVLKRRVAIKVMSDAFAQDDDLRERFLREAQAAGSLQHPNVITIYDFGDVDGHPYIAMEFVEGQDVAELIAHQVPLSVVDKLDLAIGVLQGLAYAHRRGIVHRDIKPANIRVDEEGKARIMDFGVAHLSSSNMTKSGVMLGTPSYMAPEQITGGKVGPATDVFSAGAVLYELLTGTRPFDGGTLQAVMYRVLSADPAPLATAAPGLPAKLNEVVMRALAKDAEKRYASALDMANDLIAIRAAIDASAALPGTLSLRATIESAIEGRKSREIQRTRNRRVVFSSGGVALAAVLVLAGWALARRGTGASSSAPNGAAPSAVPAGGTQGTSPTTTSITPPPATSEQQPQSPRSPASANQPASNRPAESSTDRAKSSPKNMPKPESNAASVPPSTRPQERVSPNQTPPSSAGLPNATAPTASAPAGPTTTAGSPPPVASPPPAAAPIPAPTSVSVVEVRPSSGGAAPNPAASQTVAANAAAEVGAVIDAYARAIESRNMDELRRAYPAITADQARAFSDFFGSTRTLRATLAVKNLRLDGASATASVAGVYEYTTTNGRTREQTVNFQTELRRDGSVWKLTAVR, from the coding sequence GTGCAGTCGCTTGGTCCCAGCAAGATCGGCAAATACGACGTCGAGGAGCGCGTTGGCGAGGGCGCGATGGGAGTCGTCTATCGCGCCGTCGACCCCGTGCTCAAGCGGCGCGTCGCGATCAAGGTGATGAGCGACGCGTTCGCGCAGGACGACGATCTGCGCGAGCGCTTCCTGCGCGAAGCCCAGGCCGCGGGCTCGCTGCAACACCCGAACGTCATCACCATTTATGACTTCGGCGATGTCGACGGGCATCCGTACATCGCGATGGAGTTCGTCGAAGGCCAAGACGTGGCGGAGCTGATCGCCCATCAGGTGCCGCTGTCGGTCGTCGACAAGCTGGACCTCGCGATCGGCGTGCTCCAGGGACTCGCGTACGCGCACAGGCGCGGCATCGTTCACCGCGACATCAAGCCGGCCAACATCCGCGTCGACGAAGAAGGCAAGGCCCGCATCATGGATTTTGGCGTCGCCCATCTCTCGTCGTCGAACATGACGAAGAGCGGCGTCATGCTCGGCACGCCGAGCTACATGGCGCCCGAGCAAATCACCGGCGGAAAGGTCGGCCCGGCGACCGACGTTTTCTCGGCCGGTGCCGTGCTGTACGAGCTGCTCACCGGAACGCGCCCGTTCGACGGCGGCACGCTGCAAGCGGTCATGTACCGCGTGCTGAGCGCAGATCCGGCACCGCTTGCGACCGCCGCGCCGGGGCTTCCGGCGAAACTGAACGAAGTCGTCATGCGCGCCCTCGCCAAGGACGCCGAGAAGCGTTACGCCTCTGCCCTCGACATGGCCAACGATCTCATCGCGATTCGCGCGGCGATCGACGCGAGCGCTGCCTTGCCGGGAACGCTGTCGTTGCGCGCGACGATCGAATCGGCGATCGAGGGACGCAAATCGCGCGAGATACAACGAACGCGCAACCGGCGGGTCGTTTTCTCGAGCGGCGGCGTCGCGCTCGCCGCGGTGCTCGTGCTGGCCGGGTGGGCTCTCGCGCGGCGAGGAACGGGTGCCTCGTCGTCGGCGCCGAACGGCGCGGCTCCGTCGGCGGTTCCGGCCGGCGGAACGCAGGGTACCTCACCGACGACGACTTCGATCACGCCGCCGCCGGCGACGAGCGAGCAACAGCCGCAGTCGCCGCGGTCACCCGCGTCAGCGAACCAGCCCGCGTCGAATCGGCCGGCGGAGTCTTCGACAGATCGTGCGAAGAGTTCTCCGAAAAACATGCCGAAACCGGAGTCGAATGCCGCGAGCGTGCCGCCGTCGACGCGCCCGCAGGAGCGGGTATCGCCGAACCAGACGCCGCCCTCGAGCGCCGGCCTGCCGAATGCGACGGCTCCGACCGCGTCGGCTCCTGCCGGGCCAACGACGACCGCCGGCTCGCCGCCGCCCGTCGCGAGTCCGCCGCCCGCTGCCGCACCGATCCCCGCACCAACCTCGGTGTCAGTTGTTGAGGTTCGGCCGAGCAGCGGCGGGGCTGCGCCGAATCCGGCCGCCAGCCAAACCGTTGCCGCGAACGCCGCCGCGGAAGTCGGCGCCGTGATCGACGCGTATGCCCGTGCGATCGAATCGCGAAACATGGACGAGCTGCGGCGCGCGTATCCGGCCATCACCGCCGACCAAGCACGCGCGTTCTCGGATTTCTTCGGGTCGACGCGGACGCTGCGCGCCACGCTCGCCGTGAAAAATCTTCGACTGGACGGTGCCAGCGCGACGGCGTCGGTCGCCGGTGTCTACGAGTACACGACGACGAACGGCCGCACGCGGGAGCAGACCGTCAACTTTCAGACGGAGCTGCGGCGCGACGGATCCGTGTGGAAGCTGACCGCGGTGCGTTGA
- a CDS encoding S1C family serine protease, whose amino-acid sequence MSPAKSKNPLTELSASLADAVETAGKSIVAIHARRRIPSSGIVWRDGIVVSASHTVRADGEVAVTLPSGESARATVVGRDPSSDLVVLRLNGASVPVAQRAGDDAARVGSLVLAVGRPGRKTTASFGIVSAVAEGWRGAAGGRIERVLRLDLSIYDGFSGGALVDSNGAVVGIDNSALARGTPTALPAATVDRVVDELLERGHIRRPFIGVAVQQVSLNAATTSRHKLSHDFGLVVVSIADGSPAESAGLLIGDVLLSAGGRSLSGPTDLLDALSSVPDGGSLELEHLRGDTITKSRVTPVDRGARTSNEERDR is encoded by the coding sequence ATGTCACCAGCAAAATCGAAGAATCCACTGACCGAGCTATCAGCGAGTCTTGCCGACGCCGTCGAGACAGCCGGTAAATCCATCGTCGCCATTCACGCCCGGCGACGCATTCCGTCGAGTGGCATCGTCTGGCGCGACGGCATCGTCGTCAGCGCCAGCCATACTGTCCGTGCCGACGGCGAAGTCGCCGTAACGCTGCCGAGCGGCGAGTCCGCTCGGGCAACGGTCGTGGGACGAGACCCCTCTTCCGACCTCGTTGTGCTCCGACTGAACGGCGCCAGTGTTCCCGTCGCTCAGCGAGCGGGCGATGACGCGGCGCGCGTCGGCTCACTCGTCCTTGCTGTCGGTCGACCTGGACGCAAAACGACGGCGAGTTTCGGCATCGTCAGCGCGGTGGCGGAAGGATGGCGTGGCGCCGCCGGCGGTCGCATCGAGCGCGTCTTGCGACTCGACCTTTCGATTTACGACGGCTTCTCGGGCGGCGCTCTCGTCGATTCGAACGGAGCGGTGGTTGGCATCGACAATTCGGCGCTCGCGCGTGGAACGCCGACCGCGCTCCCGGCCGCCACGGTGGACCGAGTCGTCGACGAGCTGCTCGAGCGTGGACACATTCGCCGGCCGTTCATCGGCGTCGCGGTGCAGCAGGTGTCACTCAACGCGGCCACGACTTCGCGACACAAGCTTTCCCACGATTTCGGACTCGTCGTGGTTTCGATCGCCGACGGGTCACCCGCCGAATCGGCGGGGCTGCTGATCGGCGACGTGCTGCTCTCGGCGGGCGGCCGTTCCTTGAGCGGTCCAACTGATCTGCTCGATGCGCTCTCGTCGGTTCCCGATGGCGGATCGCTCGAGCTGGAGCACCTTCGGGGCGACACGATCACCAAATCGAGGGTAACGCCGGTCGATCGTGGAGCTCGCACATCGAACGAGGAGCGCGACCGATGA
- a CDS encoding LuxR C-terminal-related transcriptional regulator, with amino-acid sequence MTRIAIVAASEELRTRLAAALSADPAFDVVGVGTSLGEVAPSADVVLVARDVEDSHPSGEDDAGAVSQPRALLTNREREILALLADGLGNKQIAARLGISTNTVKTHLELLFEKIGVSSRAEAVAAGVRRGLLLL; translated from the coding sequence GTGACGCGCATCGCGATCGTCGCGGCGTCGGAGGAATTGCGCACTCGGTTGGCGGCGGCGCTGTCGGCTGACCCGGCGTTCGACGTTGTCGGAGTCGGTACGTCGCTGGGCGAAGTCGCGCCGTCGGCTGACGTCGTGCTAGTCGCGCGCGACGTCGAGGATTCTCACCCGAGCGGAGAGGACGACGCAGGCGCGGTGAGCCAGCCGCGGGCCCTGCTCACGAACCGCGAGCGCGAGATTCTCGCGTTGCTCGCTGACGGTCTCGGGAACAAACAAATCGCGGCGCGACTCGGCATCTCGACCAACACGGTAAAGACGCATCTGGAGCTGCTGTTCGAGAAGATCGGCGTGTCGTCGCGCGCGGAAGCCGTGGCTGCCGGCGTACGACGCGGTCTGTTATTGCTCTAG
- a CDS encoding NAD(P)/FAD-dependent oxidoreductase, translated as MAATSSKVKRIVVVGGGFSGVTFARHLERRCSGRQNVEITLVSRDNFFVLTPLLFEACSGRLELRHCAQPIRPALKRARFIEAMVRQVDVDQRLVSAVASDGTSYELPYDHIVVALGASTSESVIPGSPFAFTFKTMADALLLRNHIIEQFERADAATDPEYRRRCLTLVVIGGGLVGVELLGELTAFAEDVLRYYPRIRREEMFVHLFEAGPRILPEVDAELAAVAADVLRERGAHIMTGTPVRGVEPTRVHLAEGKCIDAATIVLTAGIVPSSVAAAMKVARDKKGRITVDATMRSVSHSEVWALGDCASIPSPDGRPYPALAQHAVREAKHLAQNVVGVLDDRPPTPFVFNSLGTMASLGHTRAVAKIFGAQVTGFPAWWVRRTYYLLQMPRWDRRLRIVLDWTIALFFRPDITKVELVSEQVQSREVPVQGAQASGIRRVG; from the coding sequence ATGGCGGCGACGTCGAGCAAGGTGAAACGAATCGTGGTCGTTGGCGGCGGCTTCAGCGGCGTCACGTTCGCTCGCCATCTCGAGCGACGCTGCAGCGGCCGCCAGAACGTGGAAATCACGCTCGTCAGCCGCGACAATTTTTTCGTCCTCACGCCGCTGCTCTTCGAGGCGTGTTCGGGGAGGCTCGAGCTCCGACATTGCGCGCAGCCGATTCGCCCGGCGCTGAAGCGCGCGCGATTCATCGAGGCGATGGTGCGCCAAGTGGACGTGGACCAGCGGCTCGTCAGCGCTGTCGCGTCCGATGGCACGAGCTACGAGTTGCCATATGACCACATCGTCGTCGCGCTGGGCGCGTCGACGAGCGAGAGCGTGATTCCCGGCTCGCCGTTCGCGTTCACGTTCAAGACGATGGCCGACGCGCTCTTGCTGCGAAATCACATCATCGAGCAGTTCGAGCGTGCCGACGCGGCGACCGACCCCGAATACCGGCGTCGCTGTCTCACGTTGGTCGTGATCGGCGGAGGACTCGTCGGCGTCGAGCTGCTCGGGGAGCTGACCGCCTTCGCCGAGGACGTACTGCGGTACTATCCGCGCATTCGGCGAGAGGAGATGTTCGTGCATCTGTTCGAGGCCGGACCGCGCATCCTTCCGGAGGTCGACGCGGAGCTCGCGGCCGTCGCCGCCGACGTGTTGCGCGAACGCGGCGCGCACATCATGACCGGCACGCCCGTGCGCGGGGTCGAGCCGACGCGCGTCCACCTCGCCGAGGGCAAATGCATCGACGCGGCGACGATCGTGCTCACGGCCGGCATCGTCCCGTCCTCGGTCGCGGCGGCGATGAAGGTGGCGCGAGACAAGAAGGGCCGCATCACCGTCGACGCGACGATGCGCAGCGTGAGTCATTCGGAGGTATGGGCCCTCGGCGACTGCGCGTCGATCCCGTCGCCCGACGGTCGGCCGTACCCCGCGCTCGCGCAGCACGCGGTCCGCGAAGCCAAACACCTCGCGCAAAACGTGGTGGGAGTGCTCGACGACAGGCCCCCCACTCCGTTCGTATTCAATTCCCTGGGAACGATGGCGTCGCTCGGTCACACGCGCGCCGTCGCAAAGATCTTCGGCGCGCAAGTCACGGGCTTTCCGGCGTGGTGGGTTCGCAGAACGTATTACCTACTACAGATGCCGCGCTGGGACCGAAGGCTCCGCATCGTGCTCGATTGGACGATCGCGCTCTTTTTCCGTCCGGACATCACGAAGGTCGAGTTGGTATCCGAACAGGTCCAGTCGCGCGAAGTCCCGGTCCAAGGCGCTCAAGCGTCAGGAATCCGGCGCGTCGGGTAG